The Falco rusticolus isolate bFalRus1 chromosome 14, bFalRus1.pri, whole genome shotgun sequence sequence GTGGCCCTGCCCTGGCCATGCAGTGTGCCCGTGAGACAGACCGGTGGGAGAGTGATGCCACAGAGCCCGCGGGCAGAGCAGGAGTCGAGTGAGGTGCAACGGGTATTTTATTTACTCCCCCAGGGCTGAcaagcccctgccccagcccagccctgctctcagTCCTGCCGCTGCCAAGAGCACAGGGAGGGACTGAGCCTTGTCCTTGGGGCTGtgcccatctctgctgctggccGTGGGGTCCATGGCACAAGCCTGGCAGAGCCCGGAGATAGAACCACAACTGCGTGGCCAGTCGTGCATCACCCATCCCTGAGCATCCGAGCAGTCCATGTTCACACTGCCAGGTCTGCTGCTCGTGCCTTCCTGTAGGGTCCACTGGCTACCCCCAGCCATGCACCAGCCTTCTTCAggggtgccaggctgggggggtgtCTGCCAGCAGCCATGGGGCTGGCATGGCCGGGCAGAGTGGCACGGGTGCCACGGGGCCCCACAGGGCCAGCGGGACTGGGCAGGATGCAGGATTTGGGGCTGGGCCCCTGCCGGCACTTGGTGAGACCCAGGTGGTAGATCTCCACCAGGTTGAGCAGCAGGGACATGCAGGCCACCCCTAGCatgaagaggatgaagatgGTCTTCTCGGTGGGCCGGGAGATGTAGCAGTTGACAGTGTTGGGGCAGGGCCAGCGGCTGCAGGTGTAGAGGGGCTTCAGCTGGAACCCATACAAGGCATACTGGCCCACAATGAAGCCCACTTCCAAGAGAGCCTTGAAGATGACATTACAGATGTACGTCCTCAGGATGGCCCCCCGCATGCAGACCCGTCCCCGTGTGTCCCCCACAGGGAGCCGAGGCTGCCTCGAGCGCTGCCGCCTGGCCCCACTGCCAGCCCGTGCAGCCACTTGC is a genomic window containing:
- the LOC119157432 gene encoding gap junction alpha-3 protein-like; protein product: MPAQLGDGVAFWGVWGGCVWRATVLQGTTARAMGDWSLLGRLLENAQEHSTVVGKVWLTVLFVFRILVLGAAAERVWGDELSGFSCDTQQPGCQNACYDSTFPISHLRFWVLQIIFVSTPSLVYLGHILHLVHLEEKAQQQVAARAGSGARRQRSRQPRLPVGDTRGRVCMRGAILRTYICNVIFKALLEVGFIVGQYALYGFQLKPLYTCSRWPCPNTVNCYISRPTEKTIFILFMLGVACMSLLLNLVEIYHLGLTKCRQGPSPKSCILPSPAGPVGPRGTRATLPGHASPMAAGRHPPSLAPLKKAGAWLGVASGPYRKARAADLAV